One genomic window of Tatumella citrea includes the following:
- a CDS encoding calcium-binding protein: MNIAGKNIPVAAVALSAAGLLTDFSSMARAYESTGKINTSDIYSALGNVASVASAIALAAAAGAASAPVALGAAGGLTVLAAVLSIASMAAKGSIDPGKYMDNIRDALKPLSDALGDAYDNAIENLSDMVDSAANAFDALTDYMNDAMESLANFARSLFEDPARDAANNAADQAAAAAEDAANQASPLIVDLDGDGVETAESPVYFDHDGNGYAQLSGWVGRDDGLLVLDRNGNHIIDDGSELFGNNTVSSSGETANNGFLALADYDSNGDGMISSKDDIFTRLQIWQDRNGNGVTDEGELFSLEQAGIAAIQLNWSNSKVTDEYGNEFRQQGQYIKTDGSLAEIVDVWFRETRSNTLDKHKVAVSDDIASLPDITATGNVSNLHQLIARGDHVLRDLVEQFIQQPDQQLRFQLTDKIMRQMSGAINYTEDSRGAFISGQKLFALEAFLGSEFRQNGHPAPLSNAAQRLESAYDILLNNIYAQLTVQTHLAPLIEQVNWQIENQQIVADTSTLIRTLREGINQSDLAARDQLVDLLFVVQHLDSDFTRQLTEQLSMLSNAEGDAFERILDIFMPELSAHQVIGNFGDDTLSAGEIASVMYGLDGNDTLTGSKFTDTLYGNKGDDYLNGSYGNDLYIYTRGDGHDTIMESSFEGTDDRLWLKDITASQVTVSRDGADILLTIAESSAGAADGGSVRLVDQAASGKFQTGVEWLEFADGTRWNQQQLREQMFATAITPGDDRITGSNMDDRLQGGHGDDYLNGSYGNDLYIYARGDGHDTIMESSFEGTDDRLWLKDITASQVTVSRDGADMLLTIAESSAGAADGGSVRLVDQAESGKFQTGVEWVDFANGLSWNTSMLSESSVPEDCSFFTTPPEITQGYEAMYLSHDLI; encoded by the coding sequence ATGAATATTGCTGGAAAAAATATTCCGGTTGCTGCGGTAGCCCTGTCAGCTGCAGGACTTTTAACAGATTTTTCTTCAATGGCAAGAGCCTATGAATCGACCGGGAAAATTAACACAAGTGATATCTACTCGGCTCTGGGGAATGTTGCTTCTGTAGCCAGTGCTATCGCTCTGGCTGCAGCTGCTGGGGCTGCCTCTGCACCTGTTGCGCTTGGGGCTGCTGGTGGATTAACCGTCCTCGCGGCAGTGTTATCGATAGCCAGTATGGCAGCCAAGGGTTCTATTGACCCGGGTAAGTATATGGATAATATCAGGGATGCCTTAAAACCGCTCAGTGATGCGCTGGGTGATGCCTACGATAATGCTATAGAAAATTTGTCGGATATGGTGGATTCTGCAGCTAACGCATTTGATGCGCTGACGGATTATATGAATGATGCCATGGAGTCACTGGCAAATTTTGCCCGGTCATTATTCGAGGATCCTGCCAGGGACGCCGCCAATAACGCAGCCGACCAGGCTGCTGCTGCGGCTGAGGATGCTGCCAACCAGGCCAGCCCGCTGATCGTCGATCTAGACGGAGATGGTGTAGAAACAGCAGAGTCTCCGGTTTATTTCGACCACGACGGCAATGGTTACGCGCAACTTTCTGGCTGGGTGGGTAGAGATGATGGGTTACTGGTACTGGACCGTAACGGCAACCATATCATAGATGATGGCAGTGAGTTATTTGGCAATAATACAGTGAGTTCCTCCGGTGAGACGGCGAACAACGGTTTCCTTGCACTGGCAGATTATGACAGCAACGGCGATGGGATGATTAGCAGCAAGGACGACATTTTTACCCGCCTGCAAATCTGGCAGGATCGTAACGGAAACGGCGTGACTGATGAAGGTGAGCTGTTCAGCCTGGAACAGGCGGGTATTGCGGCTATTCAGCTGAACTGGAGCAACAGTAAAGTCACCGATGAATATGGGAATGAGTTCCGCCAGCAAGGCCAGTATATAAAAACCGACGGAAGTCTGGCAGAAATCGTAGATGTCTGGTTCAGAGAAACCCGCAGTAATACCCTGGACAAACATAAAGTAGCGGTCAGCGACGATATCGCCAGCCTGCCAGATATTACCGCCACTGGGAATGTCAGTAATTTACATCAGTTAATCGCCCGTGGCGACCATGTTCTCAGAGATCTGGTGGAGCAATTTATTCAACAACCCGATCAGCAATTACGTTTTCAGTTGACCGATAAAATTATGCGACAAATGAGCGGAGCCATAAATTATACCGAAGATAGTCGTGGAGCATTTATTAGTGGTCAGAAATTGTTTGCTCTGGAAGCTTTTTTAGGCAGCGAATTCAGACAAAATGGTCATCCGGCCCCCTTGAGTAATGCAGCCCAACGTCTTGAATCAGCCTATGATATTTTACTGAACAACATTTATGCACAATTAACCGTGCAAACCCACCTGGCACCATTAATTGAGCAGGTTAACTGGCAGATAGAAAACCAGCAAATCGTTGCGGATACCAGCACTCTTATCAGGACACTACGGGAAGGGATAAATCAGTCCGATCTGGCTGCCCGGGATCAGCTGGTCGATTTATTGTTTGTTGTACAGCACCTGGATAGTGATTTTACGCGTCAACTGACCGAACAACTCTCAATGCTTAGCAATGCAGAAGGCGATGCTTTTGAGCGCATACTGGATATATTCATGCCCGAACTTTCCGCCCATCAGGTAATTGGAAACTTCGGTGACGATACTCTTTCTGCCGGGGAGATAGCATCGGTTATGTATGGGCTGGACGGCAATGACACACTAACCGGTTCAAAATTTACTGATACGTTGTATGGCAATAAGGGCGACGACTATCTGAATGGTAGCTACGGCAATGATCTGTATATCTACACTCGCGGTGACGGGCACGACACGATTATGGAATCGTCCTTCGAGGGGACTGACGACCGGCTGTGGCTGAAAGATATCACCGCCTCTCAGGTGACGGTCAGCCGTGACGGGGCCGATATACTGCTGACCATTGCCGAAAGTAGCGCCGGGGCCGCTGACGGTGGTTCGGTGCGGCTGGTGGATCAGGCCGCATCGGGCAAATTCCAGACCGGAGTGGAATGGCTTGAGTTTGCCGACGGTACGCGCTGGAACCAGCAGCAACTGCGCGAGCAGATGTTTGCCACCGCCATAACCCCGGGGGATGACCGGATCACCGGCTCAAATATGGATGACCGGCTGCAGGGCGGGCACGGCGACGACTATCTGAATGGTAGCTACGGCAATGATCTGTATATCTACGCCCGGGGTGACGGGCACGACACGATTATGGAATCGTCCTTCGAAGGCACTGACGACCGGCTGTGGCTGAAAGATATCACCGCCTCTCAGGTGACGGTCAGCCGTGACGGGGCCGATATGCTGCTGACCATTGCCGAAAGTAGCGCCGGGGCCGCTGACGGTGGTTCGGTGCGGCTGGTGGATCAGGCCGAATCGGGTAAATTCCAGACCGGGGTGGAATGGGTAGATTTTGCCAATGGCCTTAGCTGGAATACATCAATGTTAAGCGAGTCATCTGTACCGGAAGACTGTTCTTTTTTCACCACTCCCCCCGAAATCACACAGGGTTATGAAGCAATGTACCTTAGCCACGATCTGATCTGA